The following coding sequences lie in one Glycine max cultivar Williams 82 chromosome 19, Glycine_max_v4.0, whole genome shotgun sequence genomic window:
- the LOC100500042 gene encoding uncharacterized protein LOC100500042 encodes MGNCLVLQENVVKIVKTDGKVLEYKTPIKVEEVLIQFSGHAVSESLTVLRHLEPHTKLLRGQLYYLVPLPPSPKTNKKVRFAEPEVQDVHKSNVVRIKVVISKQQLQNMLQNGGFSVSKMLSLVHEEKGTEDLSQKSEDVSQGWKPALESIPEVK; translated from the coding sequence ATGGGAAACTGCTTGGTGCTGCAAGAGAACGTTGTGAAGATCGTGAAAACCGATGGGAAAGTTCTTGAATACAAAACACCCATCAAAGTGGAAGAGGTTCTGATACAATTTTCTGGCCATGCAGTGTCTGAATCACTCACAGTGCTGCGGCATCTTGAGCCACACACAAAGTTGCTTAGAGGGCAGTTATATTACCTAGTGCCTCTGCCACCATCACCAAAAACCAACAAGAAGGTGAGGTTTGCGGAACCAGAAGTCCAAGATGTACATAAAAGTAACGTGGTTAGGATTAAGGTGGTTATTAGTAAGCAACAGCTGCAGAACATGCTGCAGAATGGAGGGTTTTCGGTTAGTAAGATGTTGTCTCTAGTTCATGAGGAGAAGGGTACTGAAGATTTGTCTCAAAAGAGTGAGGATGTTTCTCAAGGGTGGAAACCAGCGTTGGAAAGCATACCTGAAGTAAAGTAg